The Harmonia axyridis chromosome 3, icHarAxyr1.1, whole genome shotgun sequence nucleotide sequence GCGATGATGGaggaagaaataagaaaagaaaaaaaaaggataggTATGGAGGTTTTATTATCGATGAAGCTGAAGTTGATGATGAAGTGGAGGATGAAGACGAATGGGAAGATGGTGCGCCAGAGTATGGAATTGTTCCAAATGAAGTTGACGAATTTGGCCCCACTGCTAGAGAAATTGAGGGCCGGAGGAGAGTAACTAGCATGTGGGATGCTCAGAAAGAGcatgaaatagaagaatatttACGTAAGAAATATGCTGATGATAGTGCAGCTACAAAAAGATTTGGAGATGGCGGGGAAGAAATGTCTGATGAAATTACTCAGCAAACATTACTTCCAGGAGTAAAGTAAGTTATCATTTTTTGAGCTACCTtctaatttgaattatttaagTAGTATTGCCAAAAAGTTCAAGAATTTTATTGACAGTTCTATGGTAACATCAACTTTTGAATTGACTCTTCGGATTTAATGTTAACTATTTTTCAGGGATCCAAATTTGTGGATGGTAAAATGTCGTATCGGTGAAGAAAAGTCAACAGCTCTTCACCTGATGAGAAAGTTTCTGGCTTATTCAAGCACTAATTCTCCACTCCAGATTAAGTCTGTTGTTGCCCCTGAAGGTGTTAAAGGTTATGTTTATATTGAAGCTTACAAACAGCCCCATGTCAAAACCGCTATAGACAACGTAGGAACGCTTAGAATGGGAGTTTGGAAACAACAAATGGTTCCAATCAAAGAAATGACGGATGTTTTGAGGGTAGTAAAGGAACAGACTGGGCTAAAATTGAAGCAATGGGTCCGATTAAAAAGAGGATTATATAAAGATGATATTGCTCAAGTTGACTACTTTGATATGGCTCAGAACCAAGTTCATTTAAAGTTGTTACCAAGGATTGACTATACAAAATTGAGAGGTGCGTTAAGAACTAACCAGTCAGATTCAGAAGCAGAAAAGCGCAAAAGAAAAAGACATCCCCCAGCAAAACCATTCGATCCTGAAGCTATTAGAGCAATAGGTGGGGAAGTCTCAACAGATGGAGACTTTATGATCTTTGAAAACAACAGATACTCTAGAAAGGGGTTTCTTTACAAAACATTTTCTTTAAGCGCAGTTATTGTAGATGGAGTTAAGCCTACACTGAGTGAGCTTGAGAGGTTTGAAGAACAGCCTGAGGGTATAGATCTTGAATTGCCTGCCGAGAAAGAAGATAAGACAGTTGCCCATTCATTCAGTGCAGGAGACAATGTAGAAGTGACTGAAGGTGAATTGATAAATCTGCAAGGAAAAATCATTAGTATAGATGGACCGATGATCTCAATCATGCCTAAGCATGAGGAACTGCGTGATATGTTGGTCTTCCAGGCTAGTGAACTGAGGAAGTACTTTCAAATGGGAGATCATGTCAAAGTACTTGCCGGAAGATATGAAGGAGACACAGGTTTAGTGGTCAGAGTGGAGAGTAATAGAGTGGTCTTAATATCAGATCTAACAATGCACGAAATGGAAGTTTTACCCAAAGATCTTCAGCTCTGCACTGATATGGCCAGCGGTGTTGACTCTCTTGGTAAATTCGAGTGGGGAGATATGGTTAACTTAGACTCGGAAACAGTGGGTGTTATTGTTCGCTTAGAAAGGGAAAACTTTCACATTTTGAACATGCATGGAAAGGTTGTCGAATGTAGGCCTGGTTCTTTACAGAAACGCCGTTTGAATCGTTTCACAGCTGCTTTAGATTACTATAGGAATAGCCTCCATCGTAAAGATATGGTCAAGGTCATAGATGGCCCCCATTCTGGGTTTTCTGGAGAAATAAAACATTTGTACAGAAATTTTGCCTTTTTACACTCCAGGGAATTCTTGAATAATGGTGGAATATTTGTATGTAAGACCAAACATCTCCAGCTTGCTGGTGGAAACAAAGCTGTGGCAAACCAAGAGATGTCAACTGGCCTAGAATTTATGTCTCCTAGGAGGAGTTCACCCATGCATCCCTCAAGTGGAGGTGGAGCAGCAGCAGGAGGTGGAGGATTTCAGACCCCCAGACACGGTGGTGGTGGTGGTGGTGGTGGTCGTGGAAGAATTACAAGGGATAGAGATCTTATCGGTACCACTATTAAAATTACTAAAGGTCCATATAAAGGCAATATTGGTATCGTTAAAGATGCAACACAGACTACAGCTCGAGTTGAACTGCATACATCCTGTCAAACAATTTCGGTGGATAGGAATCACATTGCTGATGTTGGTAAGTATTTGGTTTTTATAGCAATAAGTGTTGGATAATAAATATACAATTtgcaaaatatagttttgaattaataatgaataaatttatttttaggaaCACCCAGTCGTGATGGCAGCATCTCCAGTTATGCTAGGACTCCAGCTTACGCTGGCAGTCAAACACCCCTGTACAGGGATACTGGAAACAAGACTCCGATGCATGATGCTGGTTCACGTACCCCGCTTCATAGTTATGGAAGTATGACACCAATACATGACGGATCCAGGACCCCTAATGCCCATTCTGAATGGGATCCTGCTATTCCAAATACTTATCCCTCTCCTGGCTACAATCCCAGTACTCCTGGCTACCAGATGAATGGGCCTTTTACCCCACAGACACCAGGTACTATGTATGAGAATAACTACAGTCCTGGATATCAAAGTGagtaatattattatgaattctaATTTCTCATTATGCAAACATATTTCATTGAGGCTAAATAAAATCCTCTATTTTAACTTATAATTTTTCTTGTAAAATATGCAATATCTGATCTAAATAGAATTAACACATCATTATTTCCCACAATATTCTTCAAAGCATTTATTTTTCAACCAGACAGATACCTTATTAGAGATCTAATGTTCAAAGAAAAAGTTGAATCTATAAgagatattgaatatttccatatttatgGTTGTCATTTGAGATTGATATAGTATAGACAATCTAATTTTGATACTGTATCATTAATGATAATCCTTTGAGTCAAAACGTTCATTTCAAGATAAACTTTGTAAGTAGTCAAATAGATTTATGCTTTGTGTCAAAAGCTAGGACATCCCTGTATATTAATTCCTTATATATATGAGAATAACTCATTTTTATAACTGGCATAGTAATGAAATTGGTATATTCAATTTGTCATTGGCTTAATTCAGAAAAAAGCTATTTTGTTATCTGTTTAGATCATTTTTTGTTTAGTTGGAAATAGGATGGATAATTTATGAATTGTTTTGCTTTTTTACTCGTAGTGAACCCCTGTAATTGGGTTTATTCTGttgtgtttttgttttttcttgattataatgaaattataataaatcAACATATGAATAAAACATTTCTTTTTCAGGCGCAGCATCAACACCAAGCCCTTCAATAGGTTATAGACAATCCCCAGCAAGTAACAATCCTTACAATACACCAAGCTCAGGGTATAGCCCCAACAGTCCAGGAATGCCATATAACCCGCAGACACCTGGAGCTGGTTTAGATGTTGTCCCAATGACTGATTGGCATACAGTAGATATAGAAGTTAGGATTAGAGATAGTCATGATGATCCTGGACTTGTTGGGCAAACTGGAGTTATCAGGAGTATTTCAGGTTCCATGTGCTCAGTCTTTTTGCCTGAAGAAGATCGTGTAGTCAACATAATGTCTGATCATTTGGATCCTATCTGTCCTCAAAGTGGGGATGCTTTTAAGGTAAGAATTATATACAGGATATTTCGTAAATGCAGTTCatgcagggtgtttcttgtagtcctattttttgtgatgatcatACCAGTTTATCCAagcttcattaatcttcgctacagattgggtaaataaataccaaatcttataatgaatttatgcatcaaatttcaacacactgtatctcgaaaacaaagtgtttgctgTTCCATGTTTGTAGgactttttcttaaaatgatttggGGAATTATGACCTTTTCGTTCATagctctaatttaggaacaccctgtttttaTATAGTGTGTGCCGCGTTTAATAATTCCCTGGACTTTTACGGAGAACAGAAGGTgtgattttattgaatattttgttcttttggtaggaaccactgctctatcgatctaaaatatttaCAGCGCTACGATATTGCcccttatatcaaaaagtaccgACAActtcgatattattattattattatatttcaaatagaacaccctgtatattattacttgtttcaGACGTAGTCTcctgattatttatgtattaacttCATGTCCCCATCTCTAGCGGTTTTCAAATAATTGATTGATTCAATTCTTTTCTTGTGCAAAAAACAAACTCCAAGTAAACATTCATCACTTCGATACTTGAAATCCgagaaagctgaaatttcggaTTTGGATTACCACTATCTTGTGTATCATTCACGTGTTATAAAATACGTCATTAATCATACAGGATTGTTCAAAATCAGAGACTTCAACAAGACGTTCTAAAATGATGAACAGTgcatttcttcaaatggagtGACCGGCATATCATGATATGTGTTAAAAgaaaattaaatctcattcaTACTATATAACATGTTCCTATACCTAAATTGTAATTCTGTATCAAAAGCAAGTTTTCATCCCAATTgcaattttatgataaatttgttttagaTATCCATGAAATGTCATAGAATTTCTGATTATTATTGCGATGCCGATtgtcaaattatcataattcaCAAGTTCTATGACATTTCATGGATATTTAATAGTGTATTTGACTCACTGCACCACTgcaaattaattcgaatttttgtagtgctaaatgacataattagctcaaattaattcgaactggtgcagccagtcgaatacgctatgaAACAAAAGTATATAATGagggttcatttaaattcgtggtctagagtgctgtggagaaataatAGTGGATTTTTGTGATTACAAGTAgagcttagcttgtaccatttCACTAACATTTGTTGAAATACTTCAAATCCGAAGAGTTCAGTTCACTACTTCAAATCTGGGAACTATTTATGGTAcctacaagctaagcgctaatTGTAATCACAGCAAAATCATTTCTAATTTCTCCAAAGCACCCTGGaccacgaattcaaatgaacgcTTTTTACATCTTAATATTGCCGTTGGTATAAAAACTTGCTTTCAataaaggctcattttcatgATGATAGTACTATTGTGATATTAACTATAGCAGGAACTATCACCAAATAAACTACTTGATAGTACTATaaccgtgaaaatgagccttcaGGAAACCTTGTTGCATAGAAAATAACAGTAAGAATAAACTAAAACAGTATGTCACAATTTTCCAATCAGTTGGAACAATAACCAAAATCAGCTTGTTTCATTGATCTTATTATGTTTCAGGTCATCATTGGAGAAGAAAGAGAAGCTACTGGAGAACTTTTATCAATCGACCGACGTGAGGGAGTTGTAACAATTGCAAATGAAGTCAAATTGATGCCACTACAAAACCTATGTAAAATGAGAGTTAtcaattattagaaataatttgttttctaGAAGtttgaaatatgtttattgtatatttagttttacatatatatataaatatatatatatatatatatataaatttaatCGATTGAGTTCTtacttgataaaataattattaaatgaaatttaaaaaaatctacTTCCACAACATTGGACTTAAATTTTGTACatatacttttttcaattttgatgaagATAGAGCAAACATATGTTTAATTATTTGTGGACTACTGATCTTGTAATTGTGAGAAATTAAGTGTGATATAAAAACAAACATAACATATGTTTACTCGAAAgtggaaattcaataaaatatatctttgaaaattcgattttctcTTATATCCATTTTATCAGTCCAATATTAACAAGTCAGGCATCTGTTGTTGTTCAGCTTGTTTACATCAGTGAATAAACCAACCAGGGACATATTCCAAAAATCTTTGTAATATGAATTgcaagaaatatgaaaaatgaattgctATCTGGCAAGGATAGACATTCAAACGTGGTGGTGAATGGAAGAGGTGGTTCCACCAAAATTGTAGTAATTCAACAGAAGATATCGCTAAATTGATACtgtcagaaaaaaatcatatgagATCGTTACCAAATAAAAAAGGTAAATCACTGAATAAATAAAACCACCTTAAAAGTTGTTTCTCATGGCTCATGTGGATCGAACACCTGACAAAGTTGGATACAAAAGAAAAATGGAAAGAAAGAAAActgaatcaaaatataattattagtGGATACCAGAGAATTGgatcaaaattaatgaaagctAAGAAGAAGGCAACTCTGTACACCAACCAATACTATAAGGATTGGGTACAGattttcctttttcttttttcataacATTATGTTCCTTCTTCCGCTCCTAAAAACAGCACTATGGTATGTTGTTTTAGTTCTTGTAACATTATCATTACAGACTACAAGTtagtatttgttattatttcccAATAAGTTTACTAGAACCGAAGTCGAAATCGGACTTTTCAATTCTGATTTATTGAAATCGGATGCAGATGGGTCTTTCAAGTTAAAAATAATAGAAACAGAAATATTGCTTGTCtcttttaatttcattaaaGAATAATTTAGAttgataaatgaaataatttggaaataacaaaaaaaaaaacaaatccatATACATAAATATCACTTACTTTGACTTATATAGTCTAAGGTCCAATCTACTTCGCCATGGGCCTTAGATTAGGCCAGTACAACTGAATAGTTGTTCGCTTGCTCCTGAGCCTGATGCCGATGGACATGACAAATATTACTGGGCAATCAAGTTCAGGGATTTGTATTTTGTAGTCATTTTCCATAATAATACTGAATCTTGACTAATCTTTGAAAACTTTGACCAAAACCGCATGTTTGTCTGATGTGGGCTTATCATCTTCATCGTCgctatttaacaatatacattaataaaattatttggGCACTCTTATTAATATTGCTAGAGCTAAATTGACAAGCTACTAGTGAAACCAACCTTGCCGTCAATATTTTCAGACTCATGCCCTCATATGCAGATTTACTTTCATCATCATGTAAACTGATTAATTTGGATTCAATCTGTTCTTTAATCTCTTCGattaaaaatattgtttctTACCGAGGATCCAGATATTGCAAATAACATGTTCAAAGTGAGGTGTCCGAATCTTTAATTCAGTTGGTCGAGAGgacattttattaaaatttcaaatctttcataTTTGTGTCTGGTTTATCATTTTCTATTTATAATGTTAACTTCAGTGTGGAATTACTGATGAAATTCAGGTATTGCTATTGTTAATATTTCGGGAAATCTCCTCAAAAGGATATAGCATGGGACAAGGACTTCTCTGCTTCCCTACTTTACTGGTATACCTAAATCGCTCTGACTTCGTTAGAAATTCAGTATCTTTGATATTCTTGACTTCCGATTCAAAAGTGTCCTGAACTGAAATCAGTGATGATGAAATGGTAATTTTCAGCTTTACCGAATTATGTAAAAATATACGGGGTGTctcgattgaaaaaaaaattcataaggaTATCTtatgaaatatcagtttgcggaaaattcaataaacGTCATCCAACTCTACATAAAAAGTTGCTATATTATattacagaaatgaaaaattttcaacagaaaaaagttataacaatttttcgaaaatgaacattCTCGAAAAACACTATGTAACGGCGATAGCTATGGAGTTGCGGTTTTCGCGAATGAGTTTTTCGCAAAAACTGGTCCTGTAACACCGACATCAGTTTTCGTCAtctatctagtatagaaataggaTTCCCCATTCAAGAGTGTCAGTTTGGCCCACCTGTACTTCCGCACTTCCTTATGGCAAGGGGTTCTGCCTGAAACACCGAAGGGGAGGAAGCCATTGGTATGGCTAATTGGATTGAGatacattattttctgaataactGAAAAATGCTTGAAAGGTTCCGGAATTATTCGCAAGTCTTCTCCAGTTTCCTGGTGAGACTGTGAGAACAGAAATCGATGATTTTCCTGCCTGATAAGTGTATTGGACTTTATGTAGAGGGTACTTAGACAGTAGTCCCGCTCTGATATCTTGATCAATTATCTTCTCTATGGCTTTTATAAGGAATGAGGAGAGGCTGATGgggaaaatgattttgaatcaGTCCTCCTGCTCCTTGCCGGTCTTAAGAATGAAGCTCACTCTCGCATCTCGCCAGCATTCAGGGACATATCCCCAGTTATAGTTCCGACGAAACAGGACAGAAGTAAGACCTGCATTCCCCTCTTAAGTAGCACCGGGTATATGCAGTATCTCCTAGACTAGAATTTCCTAGGAGGTATTGGTATATGCCATTCCCACCTGGAGTTTGTGGGGTTTGAAGGATTTGACTTCTCATCTGATCCCTTTGTAAAAAGTTTTGCAGCTATCTTAATTCCTGACACCTCGTCTGGAAGCCGAGACACCCTGACTCGGTTTGTTGCCCTGAAATATTTGGGAACTTGAAAAGTGTGTCTTTAGCATGAGTGACAACGTTTCGTCGTCTGTGCCAGTCATCTCACCATCCATCTTCCTTAGCTGTCCCAACCCGTTGCAATATGGTCTTTTGATAGGGCCTTGCGTAGTTTAGAAGCCGTTGGCGTGTCCTCAAATTCTTGACAGAAGATGCACCATGATTTCCACTTGGACTCAAGCAATTCTTAACTGTATTACCTAcctatataaaattgtatacagggtgattcaccgcgatggcctattaggatttcatggaaaactgatcacaattttgtcctgaaaatttgcatgttgaggtttgagacaatgatctttctacctaaaatattttcagatctttacaacttccggttataccggaaacagactactacttcctcatttcaagcttttttgatgacaatttcagctataggcaataccttgggtaaaaactcaacggtttatgagtAAGTGGGATTCTTAAGGAAAAAATGGTGGCATTGTGGACTcgcattttttcgaatttttctgcagaaaaagtatatttcaaaaaaaccttCATCATTTTCGATTATCCAAATAGGTacgtttcgataactaaatttgacatttcaaaaattgtaatgaTTGAGATGATCAAATAGCCCCCTGAAACTTTTATCGAACCTTTCTAGGAAAACATTCTAGGTGTCATATAGGAAATAATCCTGGAATCTAGCATTACTTgaattttatgaacatttttcaaattttatattacatAGTTATTTCTAATGTTGTTTCTTGATTGACAgaatgatttttcataataaagttttttttcgatttttcgaaaattaagaCACTTCCAATTGACGATAGAGAGAATAAGAGATTTTCCGAGGAGCTTCAACTGGACTTCGTAATTTTTCTGATCAACTAATTTTAATGTTCACTATGTagattgttgaaattttttgtaaggaaatagagaaaattctaTCAAATCATGCAAGAAAGCcgttttatattattcaaatttgtctagcgtttcaaaaataaatgccGTGTCGACTTTTTGGCATGAACCCAAATAAAAGCTGAAagaatttactgaaaaacaatataaaataatacttttatttgaaatttataaCTTCTCACAATATTACacttataaaaactatgaatctGAAACTATAAAATATCTATCGAAGTAAATTGTAATCAAACTAGAACGCCTGTGGGGCTGATCACATCCATTTCGAAAGTATGCACATCAAAAGCAGTTAAGCTTACTTCAAAGTATAGGTCATATCAAAAGTAAGAACTATTCATGAATTGCCAAGCAAACTTTggctaaaaataaaatttgtaatAAATTAGCAATCCGTTATTATCACAAATATTTTGACAAAGTTCATGCACGTCCCTGGCATGGCATTTATATCGTTCCTGTAGATATCGAATGATATTTACAACGATATAGCTTTTGGACATGTAATACTCGACAGAAAAAGATGGATATTctatttttatgaattaattGTTTATCTTACATCTAGAACACCGAAATTCTAACCACAGTAGGTATTCAATTCAAAGACTGTTAAGTATTGGCATATGTACGATTTACAGTAAAGGATATGTTAAGTATTGACATAATATATACGATTTACAAGTACAGGTCATACAAATACAAATAGTTTAAACTAAAGATGAACTTCGATAAAATTCAAGTACAAACCCTAAAAATAATCTCCACTGTTTTAAAGGCCTTCAGGGTTCTCTTAGAGACATGAAATTTTGGTCATTGATTTAGCGATAAAATGGATGACGAAGTCAATTTGCTTTGGATTTTTAGAAGAAATAACTGATTAAAGCAAACAGGACCATCAAACTATTGAGTCCAAGTAATGCAGCGCTGTTGCAAACCATTGGTTTAGTTCCTTGGATGTGGTTACACAGAGCTTTCACAAAGTTATCATTAGCTAACTTGGATTCCTCTGCCTTATGTTCATTGTTGAAAACGATGGTTGGTACTGAAGTCAATTCTGGTTTCAGTTTATTGGTAACATCCCCAAGTTGCTTTAGTAATTCGGATCCTGtggaatatttttgttgttaaAGAAAGTGTTTTTAAATATGGTTCCTGAAAAAATTAGGTTAAAAGGTTAAAGGTTTTAGTAGTTAAGtactaccatagtataaggaaaggatagtaagccaaccgccatttgacggcaaggaaatagtcaccaggggtcgctactgaagttggatttggatttgaagaagtaactcgataatagatagcgctgaatcatgagctatagatggcgcagaaataatacgataattcattcagtggcgtggttgaaaaggggtcccatgacattgccaacaatttttatgttattattaagttatcacaaatacacgccactggcgtaaatgcttattacagagcagaaaaaatatcaagataTAGAAATCtactgaccactctatttcaaatattttagttcttcaaaataacaccgattttttcagagagctctactttacggaccaatttttgacagtaaaattcgagtaaaacgtgagtacaactagatggcgctcaacatcaacaaaatcgaaaaaagcactacactggcttactatcctttccttatactatggtactaCTATTTTACATCAAATACCTATACTGAGTGACAAAAAACTATTGGAATGTGTAGAATACAAagatcgaataaaaaaaaacattcgtcCACCCGCTGTACACAGCTTTtgctatttgcatgaaatttggtacaataaTCAATTATTACGCCACTTGATCCTTCTATATGTCAaggttaaataaaaaaatatatttgtcgAAATCTTGAGGacttattattatgaaattaaaaatgtaTACACATGTATataatatgaaattaaaaatattgatacaCACCCAACTAAACATTAAATTTCCTTCATGGTGATTCTTTGGTAAATGGGTGGaaggaaattttttgttttcctaATAATCTCAAAAATACAAATACGACAGTTCCTGACACCAAATCagggtttttttttgtattttcagtaTGAGTTTTTAATGAGTGAATAATTTACCTTCAGCGTCTCCTTGGCATTTTTCGATTGCCGGTACCATATTTGTGATATTACTTTTTTTAGCACAGCTTTCAGTTGGATATTTAGTGTTGTCGCCATTTCTTTCTACAGTTTCCATGAGACAGTTTATGAAATCCACACTCATCTTGTTATAACCGAGACCTTCGGAGTTTTTGCCATCATCGATGTGCTTCAAAGTGCAAGCCTGGAGTTTGTTTCCTCTGCACTCACCTTCGCCATGGTGACACGTGAACATGATCTGACCGTTTTCATTCTTCATCTGTAAATAAAAAACGTGACTGGTTGAGAAATCACATCACAA carries:
- the LOC123674512 gene encoding GILT-like protein 1, yielding MSKFLVFLAVLAVALAQTEHDHHSHDEHRVNVAVYYEALCPDSIKFFNKQLYPLLNNPKLGHYVNLTLVPYGKSTMKNENGQIMFTCHHGEGECRGNKLQACTLKHIDDGKNSEGLGYNKMSVDFINCLMETVERNGDNTKYPTESCAKKSNITNMVPAIEKCQGDAEGSELLKQLGDVTNKLKPELTSVPTIVFNNEHKAEESKLANDNFVKALCNHIQGTKPMVCNSAALLGLNSLMVLFALISYFF
- the LOC123674510 gene encoding transcription elongation factor SPT5 — its product is MSDSEDSNFSDNDNASDAGSVKSGGSGGSVRSRSVSRSRSRSVSRSRSRSRSVSRSVSRSRSRSRSRSRSKSRSRSRGSEAKEASGAEEVEDEQEPEGESVHSEEYDSEEDSDDGGRNKKRKKKDRYGGFIIDEAEVDDEVEDEDEWEDGAPEYGIVPNEVDEFGPTAREIEGRRRVTSMWDAQKEHEIEEYLRKKYADDSAATKRFGDGGEEMSDEITQQTLLPGVKDPNLWMVKCRIGEEKSTALHLMRKFLAYSSTNSPLQIKSVVAPEGVKGYVYIEAYKQPHVKTAIDNVGTLRMGVWKQQMVPIKEMTDVLRVVKEQTGLKLKQWVRLKRGLYKDDIAQVDYFDMAQNQVHLKLLPRIDYTKLRGALRTNQSDSEAEKRKRKRHPPAKPFDPEAIRAIGGEVSTDGDFMIFENNRYSRKGFLYKTFSLSAVIVDGVKPTLSELERFEEQPEGIDLELPAEKEDKTVAHSFSAGDNVEVTEGELINLQGKIISIDGPMISIMPKHEELRDMLVFQASELRKYFQMGDHVKVLAGRYEGDTGLVVRVESNRVVLISDLTMHEMEVLPKDLQLCTDMASGVDSLGKFEWGDMVNLDSETVGVIVRLERENFHILNMHGKVVECRPGSLQKRRLNRFTAALDYYRNSLHRKDMVKVIDGPHSGFSGEIKHLYRNFAFLHSREFLNNGGIFVCKTKHLQLAGGNKAVANQEMSTGLEFMSPRRSSPMHPSSGGGAAAGGGGFQTPRHGGGGGGGGRGRITRDRDLIGTTIKITKGPYKGNIGIVKDATQTTARVELHTSCQTISVDRNHIADVGTPSRDGSISSYARTPAYAGSQTPLYRDTGNKTPMHDAGSRTPLHSYGSMTPIHDGSRTPNAHSEWDPAIPNTYPSPGYNPSTPGYQMNGPFTPQTPGTMYENNYSPGYQSAASTPSPSIGYRQSPASNNPYNTPSSGYSPNSPGMPYNPQTPGAGLDVVPMTDWHTVDIEVRIRDSHDDPGLVGQTGVIRSISGSMCSVFLPEEDRVVNIMSDHLDPICPQSGDAFKVIIGEEREATGELLSIDRREGVVTIANEVKLMPLQNLCKMRVINY